A stretch of Komagataella phaffii GS115 chromosome 2, complete sequence DNA encodes these proteins:
- a CDS encoding Catalytic subunit of the DNA polymerase I alpha-primase complex, with translation MSRTAKLKSLRAARSGINIISDHSDSEQDSYQLYDTVDEEEYRKRKRKEILEDDFIVDDNGEGYVDTGADEWEGGYYDDQDDNPDYDDQENEDPLTTKHKTKPKKVKQINQFFTSTESKVKPVKSLKVDDILNDFESKPTHAGSPFQVKSGSKSTMFGGNKRAKLENTQKKKKVGLFSSEKKRKLNPSSSSIVNNDEINSEDIERSIDVEQHLDQPKPDIKEMNSSPIKQKVISLDQTQDEESDEELLISRRARTANTEISREVNMRASVIEEKAADADSSSSPTRSRSIMTSSPSKVTKLGGTDLSEGPVLMYWLDYVEVNHKLLLFGKVRTSSGALVSAMVQVGGVDREIYILPRSSHRSDSSAPCGPMDVHEEITPLLLEKYGLKSIRAKPVTMKYAFELPGVPSEADYLKILLPHDTPLNADLALPSSLEGETFQRVFGGHSALFEDFVLQKDVMGPCWLEISNPDFDSMRNSSHCRVEMAIQSPKDITVYRGTDQTAPNLTVLGITVQTVMNTRTNNQEVAAVSIATFNELPQELPIPEDLQPDELITLIRPLGDSTVFPPGVQRAIEKQGLKIRCTPNEKTLLNLLCALVKRADPDVFVGHRIESIQLDVLVHRLYDLKVPTWSSFGRLNKKVWPDRFPRRSGGPSKVREIFHGRLLCDIGNDMGQSLTTKCQSWDLPEMYQSVCGKTFKPSEIALNNPQLSENVNLLLTVAKEGASMVQITSEITFRIQILSLSKILTNLAGNAWSHTLGGTRAGRNEFILLHEFRKNGYIVPDKENFYQKHQQQQLQDQSPEDDETTKISSKKNNKFKGGLVFEPEKGLHRNIVLVLDFNSLYPSIIQEFNICFTTVERESGNVDTIPPVPVQNSQQGVLPRLLANLVSRRREVKKLLKDSKIGPVEKAQFDIKQQALKLTANSMYGCLGYVNSRFYARPLAMLVTSKGREILMDTRQLAESLGLKVVYGDTDSVMIDSGTIDYQEAIAIGEDLKAKVNERYSLLEIDIDNVFKRILLHAKKKYAAMNLSLQNGKMVSQLEVKGLDMRRREYCQLSKEISTHVLEQILGENDSDEALSDIYQYLETMGTKIRENSIPITKFNINTKLSKDPAQYANAGGMPQVQVALRLRGQGKVVKAGTVVSFIVTAGDDNLSVAERARPLAEVLATPEQLRPDPDYYLEKQIFAPVERLVERLEGVDLVRLAKCLGLDSGRYARIRTQYANGGANGDDLLQPLESCISDAERFKEAATLELTCTCGAHFAFGGIQESSYYTVTFSGIQCSSCGTQLSSLRVASQLERLIRHHISLYYAGWVECDDVSCGVHTRQVSVYGKRCIGNTGRSVGCKGVISYVYTDRELYNQLLYLESLFDVDKARRQELRPLQDDTENRIRSDSGETKKGISQSTLDALAEQNRDTFGAFQSVVQKYFEQCGRRYVDMASLFNFS, from the coding sequence ATGAGTAGAACTGCTAAACTGAAAAGTCTAAGGGCAGCGAGATCCGGGATTAATATCATTTCTGACCATAGTGACTCTGAACAGGACTCATACCAGCTCTACGATACGgttgacgaagaagagtatcgaaagaggaaaagaaaagagatctTAGAAGATGATTTCATTGTGGACGATAATGGTGAAGGCTATGTGGATACTGGAGCTGATGAATGGGAAGGCGGCTATTATGACGATCAAGATGATAATCCGGATTATGACGACCAGGAGAATGAAGATCCTCTAACCACCAAACATAAGACAAAGCCCAAAAAAGTGAAACAAATTAACCAATTCTTTACTAGCACTGAATCTAAAGTCAAACCTGTAAAGTCACTTAAAGttgatgatattttgaatgattttgaatccAAACCGACGCACGCTGGTTCCCCCTTCCAGGTGAAGTCGGGATCGAAAAGTACAATGTTTGGTGGTAACAAGAGAGCCAAATTGGAAAACAcgcaaaagaagaagaaagtaGGACTTTTCAGCTCCGAAAAGAAGCGAAAACTTAATCCTTCTTCCTCTAGCATCGTAAACAATGACGAGATTAATTCTGAAGATATAGAGAGAAGtattgatgttgaacaGCACTTAGATCAACCCAAACCTGACATCAAGGAGATGAATTCATCGCCaataaaacaaaaagtAATCTCTTTAGACCAAACccaagatgaagaatctGATGAGGAACTATTGATTTCTCGCAGAGCAAGAACAGCAAATACGGAAATTTCCAGAGAAGTCAACATGAGGGCGTCGGTTATAGAAGAGAAAGCTGCAGATGCAGACTCTAGCTCTTCTCCTACGAGATCCAGATCAATTATGACATCTTCGCCGTCAAAGGTAACCAAGTTAGGTGGTACTGATCTCTCGGAAGGACCTGTTTTGATGTACTGGTTAGATTATGTTGAAGTTAACCACAAACTACTGCTTTTTGGTAAAGTTCGCACCAGTTCTGGTGCTTTAGTTTCGGCAATGGTCCAGGTTGGTGGTGTCGATCGAGAGATTTACATATTGCCGCGTTCTTCTCACAGAAGTGACTCCAGTGCTCCATGTGGCCCCATGGATGTCCACGAGGAAATCACCCCTCTTCTGTTGGAAAAGTATGGTCTAAAGAGTATTCGTGCAAAGCCTGTAACTATGAAGTATGCATTTGAGTTACCAGGGGTCCCGTCAGAAGCAGACtatctgaaaattttgttGCCGCATGACACCCCATTGAATGCAGATTTAGCACTTCCCTCGTCATTGGAAGgggaaacttttcaacgaGTATTTGGAGGGCATTCTGctctttttgaagacttCGTCCTGCAAAAAGATGTGATGGGACCATGTTGGCTGGAAATATCCAATCCTGATTTTGACTCAATGCGTAACTCAAGTCACTGTAGGGTTGAAATGGCAATACAATCGCCGAAAGACATTACTGTATACCGAGGAACAGATCAAACAGCGCCAAATCTCACGGTTTTGGGAATAACTGTCCAGACAGTGATGAACACGAGGACCAATAACCAAGAAGTGGCCGCTGTGTCGATTGCTACGTTCAATGAATTGCCTCAGGAGTTGCCTATTCCAGAAGATTTACAGCCTGATGAACTGATCACGTTGATACGCCCATTGGGCGATTCGACTGTATTTCCTCCAGGTGTGCAAAGAGCTATCGAAAAACAGGGCCTCAAGATACGATGTACGCCCAATGAGAAAACATTGTTGAACCTTCTTTGTGCACTAGTAAAAAGGGCAGATCCCGATGTTTTTGTAGGGCATCGTATTGAATCTATTCAGCTAGACGTGTTGGTTCACCGACTCTACGATCTGAAGGTACCTACTTGGAGTTCGTTTGGAAGACTTAACAAGAAGGTCTGGCCCGACAGGTTTCCCCGACGTTCTGGAGGTCCCAGCAAGGTTCGGGAAATTTTTCACGGACGGTTGTTATGTGATATTGGCAATGATATGGGCCAATCTCTAACAACCAAGTGCCAGTCTTGGGACCTTCCAGAAATGTATCAATCTGTTTGCGGTAAGACCTTCAAGCCTTCTGAAATTGCACTCAACAACCCTCAATTGTCCGAGAATGTCAACTTGTTGTTAACGGTCGCAAAGGAAGGTGCCAGTATGGTCCAAATTACAAGTGAAATAACTTTCAGAATTCAAatcctttctctttcaaaaattctaACCAACCTCGCAGGTAACGCATGGAGCCATACATTGGGTGGAACTCGTGCCGGTAGGAATGAATTCATTTTACTGCATGAGTTCAGAAAGAACGGATACATCGTGCCTGATAAAGAGAACTTTTATCAGAAgcatcaacagcaacagctGCAAGACCAAAGTCCCGAGGATGACGAGACTACGAAGATATCGtccaagaaaaacaacaaGTTTAAAGGAGGTTTAGTTTTTGAACCTGAAAAAGGCTTACACAGGAACATCGTTCTTGTTTTGGATTTTAACTCACTTTATCCTTCTATTATTCAAGAGTTTAACATTTGTTTTACTACTGTCGAACGAGAATCTGGCAATGTCGACACTATTCCCCCAGTTCCAGTACAAAATAGCCAACAAGGTGTTCTTCCAAGGCTTTTAGCCAACCTAGTGAGTAGACGTAGGGAGGTGAAAAAGCTACttaaagattccaaaattggACCAGTAGAAAAAGCACAATTTGACATCAAACAACAAGCCCTAAAGCTAACGGCCAACTCAATGTATGGTTGTCTTGGTTATGTAAATTCCCGATTCTACGCTCGACCTTTGGCTATGCTAGTGACTAGCAAAGGTAGGGAAATCCTGATGGATACTAGGCAATTGGCTGAAAGTCTGGGCCTCAAAGTAGTTTATGGAGACACAGACTCTGTCATGATTGACTCCGGGACCATTGACTACCAAGAAGCAATTGCCATTGGAGAGGACTTGAAAGCCAAAGTTAATGAAAGATATAGCTTacttgaaattgatattgaCAATGTCTTTAAGAGAATTTTGCTACATGCGAAGAAAAAGTATGCGGCAATGAATCTGAGCTTACAAAATGGTAAAATGGTATCTCAGCTTGAGGTTAAAGGTTTGGATATGAGACGTCGTGAATACTGTCAATTATCTAAAGAAATATCGACACACGTCCTAGAACAGATACTAGGAGAAAATGATTCAGATGAAGCATTGAGTGATATCTATCAATATTTGGAAACCATGGGAACTAAAATCCGAGAGAATTCCATTCCTATTACAAAATTTAACATTAATACCAAGCTATCCAAAGATCCCGCACAATATGCTAATGCAGGTGGTATGCCACAGGTTCAAGTAGCATTGCGGCTGAGGGGTCAAGGTAAAGTCGTTAAGGCAGGTACAGTTGTCAGTTTCATAGTCACAGCTGGTGATGATAACCTCTCTGTGGCGGAGAGAGCTCGTCCCTTGGCTGAAGTGTTGGCCACTCCCGAACAGCTACGCCCTGATCCCGACTACTACTTggagaaacaaatttttgCCCCTGTTGAACGTTTGGTGGAGCGCCTTGAGGGCGTAGATTTGGTGCGATTGGCTAAATGTTTAGGTTTAGACTCTGGCAGGTATGCAAGGATTCGAACCCAGTATGCAAACGGTGGTGCAAATGGTGATGATCTTCTGCAACCGCTGGAGTCATGTATTTCGGATGCCGAAAGATTTAAAGAAGCCGCAACGTTGGAACTAACATGTACATGTGGTGCTCATTTCGCTTTCGGAGGCATTCAGGAGTCATCTTACTACACGGTAACCTTTTCTGGTATTCAATGCAGCTCCTGTGGGACACAGCTATCTTCTTTGAGAGTAGCGAGTCAATTAGAAAGGTTGATTCGTCACCATATATCGCTCTATTACGCTGGTTGGGTAGAGTGTGACGACGTGTCATGTGGAGTTCATACCAGACAGGTCTCAGTGTACGGTAAAAGATGCATTGGAAATACTGGACGTTCAGTTGGTTGCAAGGGTGTCATCTCGTATGTATATACGGACAGAGAGCTGTACAATCAACTACTATATCTAGAATCTTTGTTTGATGTCGATAAAGCTCGTCGACAAGAGTTACGGCCACTACAGGACGATACAGAAAACAGAATACGGAGTGACTCTGGTGAAACGAAAAAAGGTATATCCCAAAGTACCTTGGATGCGTTGGCAGAGCAAAACAGAGACACATTTGGGGCATTCCAAAGTGTGGTTCAAAAGTACTTCGAACAATGTGGACGACGCTATGTCGATATGGCAAGTTTatttaatttttcatag
- a CDS encoding GTP-binding protein of the ras superfamily required for bud site selection, whose translation MREYKIVVLGSGGVGKSCLTVQFVQGIYVETYDPTIEDSYRKQIEIDDKVIDLEILDTAGVQQFTAMRELYIKSGKGFLLVYSVDDPNSLKELERIREQVLRIKDNSNMPIVLVGNKSDLVETRKLTPQDGIEKAANWNCSFYETSALNKSNVDNVFVNVVEQIIRREETKTNGTSTGNQASVPPNGQGKTSNDTSKSFNTISGVHKDTKTDSANKKSPKKKKKRRCTIL comes from the exons ATGAGAG AATATAAGATAGTAGTACTTGGCTCAGGAGGTGTTGGAAAATCCTGCCTCACGGTTCAATTCGTTCAAGGTATTTATGTTGAAACTTATGACCCTACGATCGAAGATTCGTATCGCAAACAAATCGAAATCGACGATAAAGTGATTGATCTAGAAATATTGGACACTGCAGGAGTACAGCAATTTACAGCTATGCGAGAATTGTATATTAAATCTGGAAAAGGTTTCCTCTTGGTGTACTCTGTGGATGATCCCAACTCGTTAAAGGAACTTGAGCGTATCCGCGAGCAAGTTTTGCGAATCAAAGACAATTCAAATATGCCAATAGTTTTGGTGGGAAACAAATCAGATTTGGTTGAAACCAGGAAGTTAACTCCGCAGGATGGAATTGAAAAGGCTGCTAATTGGAACTGCTCTTTCTACGAGACTAGCGCCTTGAATAAGTCAAATGTGGATAACGTTTTTGTCAATGTTGTGGAACAAATAATTCGAAGAGAGGAAACAAAGACAAACGGAACTTCTACAGGTAATCAAGCTTCTGTTCCACCAAATGGACAGGGCAAAACTTCCAATGACacatcaaaatcttttAATACAATATCAGGAGTCCATAAGGATACGAAGACAGATTCTGCCAACAAAAAAAGCcccaagaaaaagaagaagagaaggtGTACAATTTTATAA
- a CDS encoding Epsilon subunit of the oligosaccharyltransferase complex of the ER lumen: MAKKHPTQQSATVNPLSLTRSLPHELSEAISTSLASYQKSISGNRKLRLIDYFLTFLVFLGVLQFAFCLLVGTFPFNAFLGGFCSTVAQFVLTISLRLQTTGTKEIFQNISSQRAFAEYIFASLLLHFIVYHFIN, translated from the coding sequence ATGGCAAAGAAACATCCAACGCAGCAAAGTGCCACGGTCAATCCGTTAAGCTTGACAAGAAGTTTGCCTCATGAACTTTCGGAAGCGATATCCACATCCCTTGCCTCATATCAAAAGAGTATCTCGGGTAACAGAAAGCTAAGACTGATTGATTATTTCCTAACATTTTTGGTCTTCCTTGGAGTACTACAGTTTGCATTTTGCCTGCTGGTAGGCacttttcctttcaacGCATTCCTTGGAGGATTTTGCAGTACAGTTGCCCAATTTGTACTGACCATATCGTTGAGGCTACAAACAACGGGgaccaaagaaatctttcaaaatatAAGCAGTCAACGTGCTTTTGCTGAATACATATTTGCCAGTTTACTGCTTCATTTCATAGTATACCATTTTATAAACTAG
- a CDS encoding Putative protein tyrosine phosphatase: MSNDIININDLKSNSSFNDESNCEKVSEPPSLRIVPPLNFCPVERHLYRSGQPSTINHSFLKELNLKSIIWLAIEDPQDNFLKFIDDNNIKFFYNLGFNSIDNNSWDGLSENSIKQSLEVIVDTRNYPLLVCCGMGRHRTGTIIGCLRKLQGWNLSSVSEEYRRFTGSRGGRILVELLIEAFDVGTISMDPQFAPDWLTKSTK, translated from the coding sequence ATGTCTAATGATATCATAAATATAAATGACCTCAAGAGCAATTCATCCTTCAATGATGAGTCCAATTGCGAAAAGGTCAGCGAACCCCCCTCTTTGAGAATCGTTCCTCCCCTGAATTTCTGTCCAGTGGAAAGGCACTTGTACAGGTCAGGCCAGCCTTCAACTATTAACCATTCATTTTTAAAAGAGCTTaatttgaaatcaataaTTTGGCTTGCAATAGAAGATCCACAGGACAATTTTCTGAAATTTATTGATGACAATAACATCAAGTTCTTTTATAACTTGGGATTCAATAGCATAGACAACAATTCATGGGACGGCTTAAGTGAAAATAGTATAAAGCAATCTTTAGAAGTGATAGTGGATACAAGAAACTATCCTTTACTGGTATGTTGTGGTATGGGAAGGCACAGAACTGGTACCATAATTGGCTGTTTGAGAAAGTTACAGGGTTGGAACTTATCAAGTGTAAGTGAAGAATACAGGAGGTTCACGGGAAGCAGAGGCGGTCGTATTTTGGTGGAGCTGTTAATTGAAGCATTTGACGTCGGTACTATAAGTATGGATCCTCAATTTGCTCCTGATTGGCTTACCAAAAGtacaaaataa